The sequence ataatagTGTGCGATTCTATGTAAGTGATTATGAGTTTAGTTCATGTTAATTATGCGTTTGCATAGTCATCATACCTCAATGAGAATAAGCTTATTTGAGCTTAAAGAAGTTAGACATTTGTAGTTCTGTGttctgttaattaaatataagtttgCTCCCTAATTTAAAGTGTAAAAGTAAACTTTGATAATTTGAAAGATTAACGCAACAATCTATCATACAAGTGTTTATTACGTTCATACAAGTTTCTGTCTGATGATTTCTTGCTCGGCTTATTTCACTCGTTCTAATTGAAACACGTTTTAAATTGGCGCGcgtgcacacacgcacgcacgcacacacacacacacacacacaaaattattgtttaaaatttatacaaatttttagctATTGTTTTATGTGTAAgaaataatgttgaaaaaaaataattacatccAAATAAAGAAAGTTAGTTTCGtgtaaaattgtattgtaattatgcaaaacataattaataaattccatGTACATTTCTGTGTCTTATTTTACAAGTTGAAGGAAAAGTATTATCAGCtacattttccatttttaaattttattgaaaaatcgtAAACAAAGTATTAGCCATTTACTCGGCGCGTCTTTACAAAATGGTAAAAGTGAACAGTATAAAAAGGTTTTACATGATCTTCAATGAAAGACTAGATGCGATGATACTGCCGGCCACTGTCCAAGCACATCCTCGATGTCCGCATATGCTCCGGTCGTCGTACGATCGCTAGTAAACGAGTTTTTCAAACTGTACTGACCCTTGTGCATGTATGACATTTGTCAATCGTCATGCCGCTCACGGCGCGATTTTTATCACTCGGATTTGCGCTTTTTGTGCACGAAGTTCACTTTCGACGGGAGAAAACCACCTTCCAGCTTTATCGGTCTTTCTCTGTACCTATAACAGCACAGTTATGGCTGGTAATTACAGTAATAAGACACTCTAGTACGTCTTATTACTCATGGTACTATACCTGGCGGTATCCTGCGCAGCGATAACTTTGCTCGGAATGTATGTGTCAAGTAGCGACCTCGGCTCTGAAGACAAGGAGTGATCTTGTGTTGGCAGGGATTGCTCGTTTTCGAAGGAGCTCCGAATAGGCTCCAGTTGCGTTCTACCGGCTTTGAAGTCGTACGGAGGCAATTGCGGCGGTACGAAATGAGTTTTGGGCTCATCAGGCACCTGTTCGAAAACATTAAACAAGGTTACAATTTCTGTCTTAGGTGGAATGAGATAActtatgagagagagagagagagagagagagagaaaaaatattgcaaaaaaatatatttacaataaagaaaaaaaaattccttaaGATACTCTGTCTTCTTCACTTTAAAACAAACATCTCAattaaatgaaagaaaattattaacagtAGAGTGTGCAGCATTTTCCTTGTTACAAATTaggataattatattttcattaaaaaaaacatactaattattttatagagaaGAATGGGTTTCCatctgtattaaaataaaataaaataagtgttCCAATAGAAAGCACATAAAAACGGCATATAGCAGCGCGACAAAAGAAGTAATTAAACTATGCTAATTAGATGGCAATGTCATGCCGTTAGCGGTGCTAATTTAAATCTCTAATTATAACCCCGGCGAGAGAAAAGCGACAGTTATGTAAAACTGTCATTTCCATTACAAAACACCGATTTCTGATAAAAGTAACGCAGTAACGCAAACTACAAATCACTCCGAGTGAAATGTGTATGTAGTTATGACACAGgaatcaatttcaattttattacaccAACCTTGAGATAATTCTGTGAAAGATCTTGGCCGATTTGCTCCTGCAAGATTTCCTTCGGCGCTTCGGGACCGATTGCCGGCGCAATGTAtagctgctgctgctgcgtcTGATATTGATTCAGCTGTCCGCGAAGATAGTTATCCTGAATGTAGGCTGGCAGACGAGCGTAAAAATCGCTGTAAGCGGCAGCGGGATCGCTGTAAACTATGCCGGGCTGCGTGTAAATAAATTGCTGGAAGTACTGTGGTTGCGAAGGCGCGATGTACGCCTGCGTGTGCAACAGGGTCTTTCCTTGATTCAGCAGCTGCTGGGGTTGGACGTATAGAGGTGTCGTTAGCAAGGGAGTCGGGCTGATCTTCTTCTTCGGCGCACCTGGGATTATGTATGTCGCTTTCGGCGCCTGAAATACCGCATGTGACGATTAAAGCAGAGTTGACGATGAACTGACGTGCGACCGGTTCATATTGATGTTGAAATATTCACGAATCTGTTTACTACGCAGGAAGAAAGTTTAAAAGTTTCTCTCTTACATCTCGCACTAAATCACGACGTTGCGACATTATtgctacataattatttgcaaaaaaaatataatttgcttaGGAAAGTTGCATTCATGCAAATCACCTTTGCCGCGAATGTCACTGGCTGGGCAGAGTAAGATGATTTCACAGAAGGGATCAATTGTTTCTGATTATACAAGGGAGTATATGTCGGTATGGCAATTTTCTGAGCCGCATTGCTAGCCAGCTGTAACGGAGGCTGCGGCAGTCCGGCATCTTTTAGGGTCACCAAGGGATTAATATCCAAATGGGGATAGTAGGGAAGCAACTGTGTCACCGGAACGTCAATGTAAGCTGATTCTGCAAAATGAAAGATTAAACTTCATCTACTCTTCCTTTTATTAACAAAcaattttcttgttttctttcttgatttatagtaatattattaaatttatatatataaatacttttattttttaattttttaaatatttaaatttgtaataattttatattttattgtttataattttataatttttaacacaattaacgtatatttataacaactattttagttcaaaaatttcttgaatataaattgaatgatatcatattttaaaaacgtttcgTTTAATTGTTATCTTTACCTTTATTAATGGCTTTCGTGTATTTTTCTGTGACTGCTTTCTGTTGAATGCTTTGGACCTGATTGCCCACCTCTATTTCAGGTTGATAGTTTAATTTCTGAGATTCGAAAGCAAAAGGAGCAATGCCTTTAGCTGGTATTTCCACTTGTTGTTGGTATCCATTGTAATACTGTATTGGTGGAATATTTTGCTGTAGCAGGCTCTGCTGTTGATATTGTGCTTCATTTACAGGGTATTGATTGGGTTGAATGTATTCTTCAGGTGGCACCTGCTACCGATAATAAAACacagaaaataaagaatttataaacaaataattttacatcgataaagtaaaatatacattattattttaattgtaattattttttataattatttgtaccatttattttctatatcatATTTACACACTGATAGTTTCGTAATAAACttatagtatattaaatttatctgttataataatttttgtataaatacaaaagcgtgactgaaaaaagtaaaagagcCCCCTCCTTCTTTAGAATTCCATATTgcaacttttataattaataatttacgttatattttatatcctgCAGTCGCTGGGGCGGGATGTACAGATCGGGCTGACCCAAGGTATTATATTGGCTTGGTATTTGATACTGCTGCTGATTAGGCTTGCCAGTGTACGCCGTCTCATCGGTCTGAATATTTTCGGTCTTGGCCTTACCCTCCGCCTTCAGATTATCTCTCTCTATatcttctaaattaattttcttctcgGCACACGCCGCTGTTACGAGCAGACCCAGTATTAAATAGACTTTCTGTAATCGAAAGAGAAAGTTAAAATTACTGTCAATCATCTGTTTACCCTGCACTCCCAGCctcttgttttttaa is a genomic window of Monomorium pharaonis isolate MP-MQ-018 chromosome 7, ASM1337386v2, whole genome shotgun sequence containing:
- the LOC105838808 gene encoding uncharacterized protein LOC105838808 isoform X3; translated protein: MKVYLILGLLVTAACAEKKINLEDIERDNLKAEGKAKTENIQTDETAYTGKPNQQQYQIPSQYNTLGQPDLYIPPQRLQDIKYNQVPPEEYIQPNQYPVNEAQYQQQSLLQQNIPPIQYYNGYQQQVEIPAKGIAPFAFESQKLNYQPEIEVGNQVQSIQQKAVTEKYTKAINKESAYIDVPVTQLLPYYPHLDINPLVTLKDAGLPQPPLQLASNAAQKIAIPTYTPLYNQKQLIPSVKSSYSAQPVTFAAKAPKATYIIPGAPKKKISPTPLLTTPLYVQPQQLLNQGKTLLHTQAYIAPSQPQYFQQFIYTQPGIVYSDPAAAYSDFYARLPAYIQDNYLRGQLNQYQTQQQQLYIAPAIGPEAPKEILQEQIGQDLSQNYLKVPDEPKTHFVPPQLPPYDFKAGRTQLEPIRSSFENEQSLPTQDHSLSSEPRSLLDTYIPSKVIAAQDTARYRERPIKLEGGFLPSKVNFVHKKRKSE
- the LOC105838808 gene encoding uncharacterized protein LOC105838808 isoform X1, whose translation is MIHYSRDTCQSCHLRLILGSHLSLLHLEVCKLSQVYAQLGDELKNKRLGVQGKQMIDSNFNFLFRLQKVYLILGLLVTAACAEKKINLEDIERDNLKAEGKAKTENIQTDETAYTGKPNQQQYQIPSQYNTLGQPDLYIPPQRLQDIKYNQVPPEEYIQPNQYPVNEAQYQQQSLLQQNIPPIQYYNGYQQQVEIPAKGIAPFAFESQKLNYQPEIEVGNQVQSIQQKAVTEKYTKAINKESAYIDVPVTQLLPYYPHLDINPLVTLKDAGLPQPPLQLASNAAQKIAIPTYTPLYNQKQLIPSVKSSYSAQPVTFAAKAPKATYIIPGAPKKKISPTPLLTTPLYVQPQQLLNQGKTLLHTQAYIAPSQPQYFQQFIYTQPGIVYSDPAAAYSDFYARLPAYIQDNYLRGQLNQYQTQQQQLYIAPAIGPEAPKEILQEQIGQDLSQNYLKVPDEPKTHFVPPQLPPYDFKAGRTQLEPIRSSFENEQSLPTQDHSLSSEPRSLLDTYIPSKVIAAQDTARYRERPIKLEGGFLPSKVNFVHKKRKSE
- the LOC105838808 gene encoding uncharacterized protein LOC105838808 isoform X2 gives rise to the protein MIHYSRDTCQSCHLRLILGSHLSLLHLEVCKLSQVYAQLGDELKNKRLGVQGKQMIDSNFNFLFRLQKVYLILGLLVTAACAEKKINLEDIERDNLKAEGKAKTENIQTDETAYTGKPNQQQYQIPSQYNTLGQPDLYIPPQRLQDIKYNVPPEEYIQPNQYPVNEAQYQQQSLLQQNIPPIQYYNGYQQQVEIPAKGIAPFAFESQKLNYQPEIEVGNQVQSIQQKAVTEKYTKAINKESAYIDVPVTQLLPYYPHLDINPLVTLKDAGLPQPPLQLASNAAQKIAIPTYTPLYNQKQLIPSVKSSYSAQPVTFAAKAPKATYIIPGAPKKKISPTPLLTTPLYVQPQQLLNQGKTLLHTQAYIAPSQPQYFQQFIYTQPGIVYSDPAAAYSDFYARLPAYIQDNYLRGQLNQYQTQQQQLYIAPAIGPEAPKEILQEQIGQDLSQNYLKVPDEPKTHFVPPQLPPYDFKAGRTQLEPIRSSFENEQSLPTQDHSLSSEPRSLLDTYIPSKVIAAQDTARYRERPIKLEGGFLPSKVNFVHKKRKSE